A segment of the Methanoculleus sp. SDB genome:
TGAGCAGGACCGCAAAGAAAATCAGGATTCCCGGCAGAAGCACGGCGAAGTAGTGCGCGAACCCTTCCCTGATATATGTGGAAAGCCTTCCGTCGTCGGCCCTGATAACACCGTAACTGCCCGATACGAAAAACGGCAGGAGTATGATCTGAAGGATCCACATGCGTTCCGAAAAAAACGGTTCTCCCCAGACCGTGAGCAGTATATCTGACGCTCCGAGCAGCCCCGTTGCGATTCCCGTCAGCCAGAGTACCGGCATACTCCTGAGAAGACTGAACGCTTCCCTGATCGACTGGAGAACCATAATTACCGGTTCCGCGGCATTGCCACGATCTCTCTTACCTGGAGATCAAAATACGATGCTGTATGGGCGGGCAGTATGACACATACGCAGTCCGCTCCGGACGCCGTACCGCCGGCGGCGATCACTTCCCGGTCAACGCCGATGGCACCGTGGTCGGCGGCAATCAGGGAACACTCAACGGCGACTTTGAGGCCTGTTGCGACAGTCCGGCGTAACGCCTCGGCAATCGCCTCGGTACGGGATCCCCCCCCCACTTTGGGAGATCGGGAAAGAGCCCGCTCAAGACCTGAAAGCACATGGGTGCCCGTGATGATTTTGGCTCCGTTTTTTTGAAGAAATTCAGCAGTATCAGCAGAAAATTCCCATTCACCGGGTTTTTTAAAGCCGACGACATGGGTGACTACCACCAGCCGCAGTCCGGTTCCGCGGATAGCGTCAAAAAAGACGCGTGCCGTAGAACCGCTTGAACTCGCAACAACTATCGTGTCGATTGAGAGGTCCCGGGCACGCTCAACGGCAATTCTGGCTGCATCTGCAGTGTTTTCCGGGCCGGATTTTTCAAAAAAATACGTCGGTTTTACGGAATAACTCATGATAACATTTTAGTAACTTTCTCTCATTTATACTGTTTTACACAGCAAGCATCCGGGAATTCCGGGCGCCGACAGAGAAACCCCGTTCCGGTGCCGGGTGCTGATGATGTGAGGGGATGATGTCATGATAACTCTTGCACTTGCAGGCAAACCAAATTGTGGAAAATCGACATTTTTCACTGCTGCGACGATGGCACACGTTGAAATCGCAAATTATCCGTTCACGACCATCGACGCGAACCATGGCGTGGCCTATATCCGTACAACCTGTCCGTGCCGGGATCTGGGTCTGGTGTGCAATGAGTGTGTAGACGGCGTCCGTTTCATTCAGGTTGGTCTTATTGATGTTGCGGGGCTTGTCCCGGAGGCGCACAAAGGGCGGGGCCTTGGAAACCAGTTTCTGGATCATCTCCGCCAGGCTGATGCCATCCTGCATATCATCGATGCCAGCGGCTCCACGGACAGCGAGGGCAATCCTGTTGATCCGGGATCCCACAATCCTGTACAGGACATCGGATTCATCAGCAGAGAGATGACGATGTGGGCATACGGCATTCTGGAGAAGCACTGGCCAAAAATCCACCGTTCGGCACAGCAAAAATCTTTTTCGGTTATTGATGCGGTTGCGGATGTCTATGCGGGGCTTGGCATTACCTACGAACAGATCCGGGACGCCGAACAGGAGGCATGCATAAACCTCCGGCAGGCAGGGGAGGATGACCTGATCGCGTTTTGTGAAACTCTCATCTGCCGGAGCAAACCGATGTACATCGTTGCGAACAAGGCCGACCTCATGCCGGATCAGATCGCGCGTGATCTCTCGCACGAACCCGTCTCTTTTGCGAGTGCCGCCGGTGAACTGGCGCTGAGAAAAGCCGCTGAAGGCCGGTTTATCACCTATGTTGCCGGGGATACGGACTTTATAATCTCTCCCGCGGCGAAGCTTTCCGAGGCACAGAAGCACGGGCTGGAGACGATTCGCCAGTTCATGGAACAAAATAGCGGAACCGGTGTCCAGAAGGCAATAAATACTGCAGTGTTCGAGCTTCTCGACATGATAGTGGTCTACCCTGTGGAGGACGAAAACAAGTATTGCGATGGTCAGGGGCGGGTGCTGCCCGACGCTTTTCTCATGAAGCGCGGTTCCACGCCGCACGATCTTGCATACCGCATCCATTCCGACATTGGTGACGGATTCCTCTATGCGGTCGATGCACAGTCAAAGATGCGTATTCGTGAAAATCACGAACTCCGGCACGGTGATATCATCAAGATCGTGTCCACACGAAGGTAATGGGGGAGAAAAAGACAATCTTTATATATTGAAAACCAAAGTATTGATTTACCATGGGTGGAGAGGTCTATCAGGCACAGGTGATCAGAAACTTTTTCGAAACCATCACTGGTCCCGACCGGAATCTCACGCGGATCTATATGTGTGTGGTCAGCCTTGCCAAACTTCGTATGGAGCCCCCGGAGAAACTCTCGTTCCTGATTGATCAGCTCAAAAAAAGCAAGCAGAAACGTGAACTCTCCATTGATATTCTCGATTATATGGCTGATGCCGCACTTGACCTGAATATGCAGACGGTGCAGACGGCATTCGGGGTGAAGGAGATTAGCGAGGCATCGGAAGATTTCGGTGCCGTAAGCCTCGATTCACTGTGACCTGACGCTTTTTTTAAGAGCGGTATTGAGAAGATTAGTGACGGGACGGTATTTTCTCATCCGGCCCCGATAATCCCGGAAAATCGGGACGGGGAATCACTCCAGTCCGAGCTCATCGCGATACCCCTCGATGATGAGCAATACTCCCTGTTCCTGTTCAGAGAGCGCTTCACGGTCGGGTGGCGAGGCGATGAATGCCGCCCCATAGAGCAGCAGCAGGGCGTTGTCCAGCAGGTATGTGGGTTCATATCCGATGGATTCCTGCGGCAGCAGAAGTGCGACGAACTCCCTGTCATTTTCATCGAAGAGAATATCTCCGGGAATAGCGGCACTGTTTTCGAGACGTGCCTGTACGTTGGCCTGCACGATCCGGAGGGCATTCGTAATCGTCCGCTGAATGCCGGTCTTCCCGGCGATTTTAAGCGCAAGCGTACACCGGCGGAGTGCATTTTCATACAGTCTGAACTTATAGGTGAGGTATGCCTGGGCAATCTCGTGCGCGAGATCGGGGTCCATGGTGGCAGCGGCGGGACGGATCCGGGTGATATACTCATCAAGAAATTCTTTACTTTCCATATGCATCAACTCCACATTTCTTATTCGGAAGGGTATTGCCGGTCGAGCCTGATGGAAAGCGCTGTAATGGTCGCGGCGTAGAGTGCCTTGAGGAGCAGGTTGATGGAAAACTCACTGTACGGATTGAAAATAATGAGCGCGTACATCGGTGTCAGCAGTGAAACGAGATCCTTTTTGGGCCGGAAGTATGCGATCCCGGCAAGCAGCACCGAGCCTGCTACGCATCCCCAGACTCCCGCATCGAGAAGAACGCTTTCACCGGTCAGAATCCCCGCTAGCTGCAGGGCGAAATCAAGCGCGATGCCTGCGAATGCGATGATCGGAATGATCGGCCATGCTGTGGCGGGGAGGATTTTCTGGAGGCTTTTATCCGTGTTTTTCTGCATAGAGGTTCCTGTCCTTCATGGTAAACTGTGATGTCAGCATTTAATTACCTGCTGACGGGATGTCCGTCCCGGATGTATATTCGGGAATCCCGGGCACCGGGCCGGTAATCTTTACCGGTTTGCCGGCACACCCGGCAAG
Coding sequences within it:
- the ychF gene encoding translation-associated GTPase (the crystal structure of the Haemophilus influenzae YchF protein showed similarity to the yeast structure (PDB: 1NI3); fluorescence spectroscopy revealed nucleic acid binding; the yeast protein YBR025c interacts with the translation elongation factor eEF1); this encodes MITLALAGKPNCGKSTFFTAATMAHVEIANYPFTTIDANHGVAYIRTTCPCRDLGLVCNECVDGVRFIQVGLIDVAGLVPEAHKGRGLGNQFLDHLRQADAILHIIDASGSTDSEGNPVDPGSHNPVQDIGFISREMTMWAYGILEKHWPKIHRSAQQKSFSVIDAVADVYAGLGITYEQIRDAEQEACINLRQAGEDDLIAFCETLICRSKPMYIVANKADLMPDQIARDLSHEPVSFASAAGELALRKAAEGRFITYVAGDTDFIISPAAKLSEAQKHGLETIRQFMEQNSGTGVQKAINTAVFELLDMIVVYPVEDENKYCDGQGRVLPDAFLMKRGSTPHDLAYRIHSDIGDGFLYAVDAQSKMRIRENHELRHGDIIKIVSTRR